AATTTGCTCAATTACGACTCTTATTTGGATATATGTATGCCCATCCAGGAAAGAAATTAATTTTTATGGGAGGAGAATTTGGGCAATGCAGGGAATGGGACCATCAAAGGGCTGTAGATTGGTGGTTACTCGGTGAAAAGGTTCATAAAAACTTACAGCGGTGGGTGCAAGATTTGAATCGCTTCTATACAGAGGAACAGTCTCTTCATGGATGGGATTTTATCCGGGGAGGGGTTGAGTGGATAGGATGTTCCGACAGTTCTGCCAGTGTCCTGGGCTTTTTACGAAGGGCAAAGGGGATTCCTCCTATTTTAGCCCTTTTCAATTTTACCCCAGTCCCAAGGTTTCAATATGATGTGGAGGTTTCAGAGGGAGGGTATTGGTTAGAACTTCTGAACAGTGATGGAGAGGTCTATGGAGGAGATGGAGTGGGCAATTTAGGTGGGCAGAGAGCTTTGGATCGGCCGGGGAATTCTATGCGCTACTCCCTTTCTCTGACCCTTCCTCCTTTTGGCGCTCTTTTCTTCAGAAAAGAGGGAGAATGAAATGAAATACATTTGTATTCATGGACATTTTTACCAGCCACCTCGGGAAAATCCTTGGCTAGGAGATGTGGAAATTCAGGAGTCAGCGTTGCCTTGGCACGATTGGAATGAACGAGTAGCAGCCGAATGTTATGCTCCTAACAGGGCTGCTAGGATTTTAGGTGACGGTGGGAAAATAGTAAAAATTATGTCGAACTACGAGCGAATGAGTTTTAATTTTGGTCCGACACTTCTCTCTTGGATGGAGCGCCATGACCCTGAAACATATCAAGCCATTTTGGATGCAGATCGACGAGGACAGGTTCGCTATGCAGGGCACGGTCCAGCTATAGCACAGGTTTACAATCACATGATTATGCCTTTAGCTTCGAAGCGAGACAAAATTACGCAGGTACTCTGGGGAATTCAAGATTTCACCCGTCGTTTTGGTCGCTTCCCTGAGGGCATGTGGCTTCCTGAAACGGCGGTAGATATAGAAACTCTTGAAGTCATGGCAGGGGAAGGGATTCTTTTTACCATATTAGCTCCCCATCAGGTTCAGGCCTGGAGACGTATAGGAGCTATGTGGGAGTATCCCCTTGAAAAAACTCTGGATACGTCTCGCGTCTATAAATGCGAGCTTCCTTCTGGACGGTCTATCGCATTATTTTTTTACAATGGAAGCCTAGCACATGAAATAGCTTTTGGCACATTGTTGTCTAACGGAGAAGCATTTGCTCAAAAACTTGTTAATTCTATTGCTAGTAGAGGGGAAGGAGCGTTAGCTCATATAGCCACAGACGGCGAGACTTTTGGGCATCATCATAAATATGGAGATATGGCTCTCGCTTGGTGTCTTCACCGTTTCGAAAAAAATGATGAAGTCCGCTTAACAGTTTATGGTGAATATCTGAAAAAACTCCCTCCTCAATGGGAAGTAAAAATTCAAGAGAATACTTCATGGAGTTGCGTGCATGGAGTTGAGAGATGGAGAAGGGATTGTGGATGCAAAAGCGGTGCACATCTGGATTGGCATCAGCAGTGGAGACAACCTCTACGGCAATCTTTGGATTGGCTCCGGAAGGAGATCGATGCTTACTTTGAAAGGGAGGGAGCTCGTTTTTTTAAAGATCCCTGGAAGATTCGAGAGCTTTGTGGCGATTTTTTCTCATCGGCAAATACTCCCAAAAGGGAGGAACTTTTAAAATCCTTTGCTTGGCGGGAACTTACGAGGGAAGAAAAAGTGAGGGCGGTAAAGCTTTTAGAAATGGAGCGAAGCGCTCTTTTTATGTACACTAGTTGCGGTTGGTTTTTTGATGATATCTCTGGTATTGAATCTTTGCAGGTACTTCTCTATGCGTATCATGCTCTTTCCTTATATCAGGAACTTTCGGGAGAAGAAATTTCGGAGCCCTTTCTTTCTCGTCTGGAGGGAGCCTTAAGCAATATTCGTGAGTTTAGAAATGGTCGTAAGGTCTTTGAAATTTTTGTTTTCCCCCTTTATGTTGACTTTTTACGGGTTGGAGCCCATTATGCTGTGCAAGCGCTCTTTGAGCCCATTCGGAAACGTTCTCTAGCTGTAACGCTCTACGATTACAGGATATTTCCGGCCACACTCTTTTCTCTTGAAAAGGGGGAGGAATCTCTTTGTATGGGGCAAGCCTCCTTAACATACGTTATAACGGACGAAAAGCAAGACATATTTTTTGCGTCCTACTATAAAGGAGGGCACAAAGTTTTATGCGGGGTAAGAAATTTTATAAACGAAGATATGAACAGACAATGGATGGCTGAGATTCAAAGGGGGTTCCCTGAGGAGGCAGATAAAGTTTTTGTAGAGCTCTTTGGGCATAGGACCTACTCTTTGCGCCATCTTTTCCGGGATGGACAGAGAAGAATCATTCACCAGATTATAGAGAGAGACGTAGCTAATATTGAAACATATCTTGCCTCTGTGGTTCGAAATTACGAGGGGTTGTTGGATTTTATGGGGCTTATTAGGATGTCTCCTCCGGAAGCATTGCTTAGAGTAGCAGAAGTTGTCCTTAATGGAGAACTCAGACGATCTATAAAGAAAGAGGAGCCAGATATAGATCGTATAGCAGATTATCTTGATCAGGCCCAAACATGGGGAGTCGTGTTAGACTTTAACAGTCTCCTGCACCATATTCGGGACCGGCTAGAGCGAGAAATGTTGCAATTTGTAGAAGGGGGAGACGACGAGAAGCAAGCATCCCTTCGCCGGATGACCAAAATGCTTGGATTTGTTCGAAGTCGAAGGTGGGATATAAACTTATGGAAAGTACAAAATTTTTATGTCGCTATAGCGGAACAACAAAAAATCGAAAGCTCTGAGTATAGACAGTTAGGTGATTTTTTAAATATAAGGGTTAGAGAATGATGAAGGATTGTGATACATATTGTCATATTTTCGTGAGTCTCCCCTTATATTATTATTTTTATCTAGAATGCTACCTCCAAAGTCTTCTTTCCCTCCTGATATTTGTGTTGGTTTTGGCCTAGGGAATTCCCGATCGAGAGATGTATTATGAGAGACGTTCTTTTTAAAAGAACTGTTACTATTAAATTGTTAAAGGAAAAGTTTTAGTGTGGGGTGAAGAGAAATGATACAGCGGGAGAAACTTCGAGATTGCCATCGAGTTGTAATAAAAGTAGGCACAAGCACGGTGACTCATGATTCGGGAAAACTTAACCTCCTCAGGTTGGAGAATCTGGCGAGGGAGATGTCTGACCTTCACAGCGACGACAGGAATGTCAGCCTTATAAGTTCAGGGGCTGTAGGCGCTGGGGTAGGGAAGATACATTTCCCTGATCGTCCTAAAACAATACCGGAAAAACAGGCTTTGGCTGCTATTGGGCAGGGTCGATTGATGCATATGTATGAGAAGTTTTTTTCTGAATACGGGAAGACTGTAGCTCAGGTGTTGCTCACGAGAGATGTTTTTGCTAACCGGCTTCGTTATCTTAATGCCAGACATACCCTTCTGACCCTTCTTGATTTTGGTGTAATCCCTATTATTAACGAGAACGATACGGTAGCGGTCGATGAAATAAAGTTTGGGGATAACGATACTCTTTCGGCTTTAGTAGCTTGCCTTATCGACGCAGATCTCTTAATTATTCTATCTGACATAGACGGACTTTATAGTGATGATCCTCGAACGAACCCTGATGCTCAGCTTCTTCCAGTAGTATCGGAAATTACCAATAACATGATAGCTCATTCCCGATCTCGTGGGAGCAAACTTTCCAGCGGGGGGATGTTTACGAAGCTTACTGCGGCAAAAATTGCCATGACGTCTGGCATCCCCATGGTTATTGCAAACAATAAAGAACAAAATGTGCTTCGCCGTATTGTTGCAGGAGAATCTCTTGGAACTCTTTTTGTCCCTTCAAGAGAGCCAGTTCAGGGGAGAAAACAGTGGATTGCTTTTGGTAGCTCGCCACATGGTTCTATTGTCATTGATCAAGGGGCTGTAGAGGCTATCCTTAAAAGAGGGAAAAGCTTGCTTCCTTCGGGAGTGGTGGAGGTAGAAGGGGGTTTTTCCCGAGGGGATGTGGTTTCTATTATTAGTCCCGAAGGTTCGGAAATAGCAAGGGGAATGGTGAATTTTTCTGCCGATGAAATCTCTGTTATAGCGGGACATCATACAGATGAGATAGGCGAACTTCTTGGAAGCATTGATTATGATGAAGTGGTTCATCGCAATAATCTAGCCCTTATTTAAGGAGGGAGACGAATGGAAATAAAAGATACGTTGTTAGAAATGGGACGAGCAGCTCGATGTGCAGCTCGTTTCCTGGCGACAGCTACAGGGGATCAGAAAAATCGGGCTTTATTTTTAATGGCTCAGGCTCTTCGAGATCATAAGAAAGAAATACTCCTAGCCAATCATAAAGATATAGAGGCGGGGCGAGAAGCAGGACTTACGTCAGCTCTTATCGAGCGCCTTACATTGAACGAGAAACGTGTAGAGGCAATGGCCTTGGGATTGGAGGAGATTGCTGCCCTTCGTGATCCGGTTGGAGAAGTTTTAGGAATGTGGACGGCGGAAAAAGGCCTCCGGGTGGGGAGGGTACGAGTTCCATTAGGGGTTATAGGCATTATTTATGAGTCTCGCCCTAACGTTACAGCTGATGCGGCAGGACTTTGTTTGAAAGCGGGTAATGCCGTCATTCTAAGGGGAGGTAAAGAAGCATTGCATTCTAATATTGCTATTGCTTCCATACTTTCCCAAGCAGCCTTTTCTGCCGGCATTCCCCAAGGGGCGATTTCTCTTATTGAAAGTCCTGATCGCCAGGCTACCACTATGCTCATGAAGATGAACGAATATGTAGATGTCCTCATTCCCCGGGGAGGGAAAGGGCTGAAACTGGCCGTGTTGGAAAATGCCACGGTTCCTTTTATTATGACGGGCATGGGGAATTGTCATATTTTTGTTGACGAAACGGCAAATATAGAGAAGGCAATTCCCATTGTGGTGAACGCTAAGGTGCAGCGTCCTTCAGTTTGTAATGCTATGGAAACTATGTTGGTCCATAAAAAGATTGCCCCTCTTTTTATCCCCCAAGCATTGACGGTTCTTAGAGAGCAAGGGGTGGAAATACGAGGAGACAAAGCGGTTTGTCGCTTATATTCTCAAGCCGTACCGGCTACGGAGAAGGATTGGAGCACTGAATATTTAGATCTCATTCTCGCGGTAAAGATCGTAGATAATATAGAAGAAGCTATGAATCATATCGCGAATTATGGTACAGGACATAGCGAGGCGATCCTTACAGAGAGCTATACAAATGCTCAAGCATTTCTTAACGGAATTGATGCTGCTGCAGTATATGTTAATGCCTCTACTCGTTTTACAGATGGTGGAGTTTTTGGGTTCGGAGCAGAGATGGGGATTAGCACGCAAAAACTTCACGCACGAGGGCCCATGGGAGTGGAACAGCTTACATCAACGAAGTTCATTATCTATGGGAACGGGCAGGTCAGAGAGTGATCGTTTCGTTATAAAGAATATAGGAAGGAGTGTCAGGCATGTCCCATAGAATGAAAGGTCTGTTGCGAGGAGTGGCTGTATGCGTGTTTCTCTTTTCTCTGACAGCTACGGCAGCAGCTCAAAATATAAAACTATCTTATAACGGGCCGGCAGATGAAGAAAACAATGCGGTCCATCTTTTTGCAGTTCATTTTAAATCTATGGTGGAAGAGGAGAGCAAGGGAATTCTGTCGATACAGTTATACCCCGATAGTCAGCTTGGGAACGAGGAAGAGCGCATGGAGCTTCTGACCCGAGATGGAATGAATCAACCTATTATGAATATCGCGTCTTTTGGTGGGGTTGCTCCTCTTTTTCCAGAAATTTATGCTACGGCGGTACCTTTTATGTTTAATAGTTATCAGGCGGCACACTCTTTTTTTGACAAAGGGTTATTTTGGGACAAGGCTCGCAAAGAGTTTCAAAATCGTACAGGAGCTATATTGCTGGAAGTAGTGGAAGAAGGGGGGTTTCTCGCCTTTACAAACTCGAAAAAAGCACTTCAGTCTCCGAAAGATTTCGAGGGCCTTAAATTTAGAGGCATGGATGAAGGTCAGATTACTCTCTATAAATCTTTTAGCGCCAGCGGTACCCCGATACCATGGACAGAGCTCTACATGGCATTAAAGACAGGCGTAGTAGATGGTCAGATGAACCCGGCCATGTATATTAAAATGGGGAGTTTATATGAAGTACAAAAATACCTGACTTTAGCCAATATTCAATACTCAGACCAGTTTCTCGTTATAAACGGGGATCTTTTTGAGTCGCTTAGTGGAGAGCAGCGGTCTATTATTCAGAAAGCTTCTCGTCAAGCTAATATGATGAATAGAGAAGCAGTGGAAGCTCAAGACTTTAAGGATATTCAGTTTCTTCAAGAGCGAGGGATGGAAGTCTATACCCCTACAGAAGATGAGATGGAAGTTTTTAGAGATAAGGCTATCCCGGCATATCTGGAATGGCTTAAAACAAAGCTCTCTAAAGAATGGTTAGATCTGGCTCTTGAAAGTGCTAGAAATTCGAATACTGAAGCTGCAGGGCATTAGAGAGAGATAGGGTTGCTGCTGTTATGACTGCTGATACTCATACGTTCTCTGAAAAATGGATCCTTCGATTAGAGCGTTTTAGCGCTTGGAGTGCGGGGGCTCTTCTTGTTATAAATGTGGGAGATGTTCTCTTAGGTATCTTCATGCGATATATCATGAAAAGCTCTGCTATATGGACTGAAGAGGTTGCCCGCTTTTCCCTGGTATGGCTTGTGATGGTGGGAGCTACAGGAGCTCTTTGTCATGGCGATCATATGGTTATTGATTTTGTCACTCCCCGGTTGCCTCAAAAAATTCAGCGAATTATAAAGTTTTTTCAAGGGATCATCACTCTTTTAGTGCTAGGTGCCATGGTCTATCTCGGCAGCATTAATGCTATTAAAATATGGGGAATGCGGACTATGGCTCTTAATATCCCTAAAACTGTCCCTCTCCTCTCTGTTCCAGTAGGTTGTACTCTTCTGTTGGCAGAGACATCGCTTTTTCTCTTCCGATCTATAAGGGATGGTGGTCAGAACTAATGGTCCTTTTTATGCTCTGTGCTTTTTTCATTATGATGGTGATCGGGTTCCCTCTCTATCTTTCGTTGTTGGGGGCGGCCTTTCTGGGTGTCGTTGTTTTAGGGGATTGGTCTCTTTGCCGCGTTATTGCTCAGCAATTCTATGGCGGTATGGACGTCTTTTCCCTCATGGCCATCCCGTTCTTTATTTGGACAGGGATTCTTATGAACCGCTCTGGTCTCACTGACCGTCTTCTTGATTTAAGTCGACTTTTGGTAGGGTCAGTACGGGGAGGACTTGGCTACGTGAACGTGGTGGGTGGCATTATTCTCGCAGGTGTTAATGGTTCTGCTGCTGCAGATGCTTCGGCACTAGGATCCATACTTATTCCAGCCATGATTAAAGATGGTTTTTCCCCTGCTTATTCGGCTGGTCTGACAGCAAGTAGTTCTTTAATAGGTCCTATTATTCCCCCGAGTATTTTTATGGTTATTTACGCCACCATGACAAATACATCTATTGGAGGACTTTTTGCCGCCGGCATTCTCCCGGGGATCGTACTCGGTGGTGCCTTTATGATTATGAACTATTTTTATTCCATAAAACATGGAATGCCTATTTCTGATTTTAGAGAGATTCGTTCTCAAGGAAAAGAGATTTTACGGCGTTCCTGTATTGGTTTGGTGGCTCCCCTCATTATTATTGGCGGTATTGTAACAGGAATTGTAACACCCACAGAGTCTGGAGCCTTAGGAGTGGCTTATTGCATAGTGGCTGGTTCCCTTTACACTCGAAAATTGACATGGAGAGACATAGGGGAATCTATTTATGAAACGGTCCGTATGACGAGCTCCATCTTTTTGATTATGGGGGCGGCGACGGTGATTGGCTGGATATTGAAGTGGGAGCAGGTTCCCCAACGTTTTGCGGGTATGGTGATACAATCGGGTCTGATGGATAATCCCTGGCTCCTTATGATGGTTCTTTCTGCTATTATTTTCCCTATCGGCATGTTTATGGAAGAGGTCTCGACGTTGACGCTTCTCACCCCTATCTTTGCGCCTCTTGCTGCGAAGGCTGGCATTGATCCTCTCCATTTTGGTGTGGTGATGACATTGAATGTAACTATTGCCCTTATCACCCCTCCTATGGGGGCGTGTAATTATATAGTGGCTGCTGTTGGTGGAGTTGAATTGGGAGATGTCTTCAAATATATATGGCCCTTTATAGGGGTGGCATTGCTTGTATTGTTGCTCATCATTACGTTCCCTTCTATAACGACCCTTATCCCGCGTCTTCTCGAACTGTCATGAAAAATAAAAATCCGTCGTGTCCCTTTTAGAGGAATGCGACGGATTTTATA
This portion of the Aminobacterium mobile DSM 12262 genome encodes:
- a CDS encoding DUF3536 domain-containing protein, producing MKYICIHGHFYQPPRENPWLGDVEIQESALPWHDWNERVAAECYAPNRAARILGDGGKIVKIMSNYERMSFNFGPTLLSWMERHDPETYQAILDADRRGQVRYAGHGPAIAQVYNHMIMPLASKRDKITQVLWGIQDFTRRFGRFPEGMWLPETAVDIETLEVMAGEGILFTILAPHQVQAWRRIGAMWEYPLEKTLDTSRVYKCELPSGRSIALFFYNGSLAHEIAFGTLLSNGEAFAQKLVNSIASRGEGALAHIATDGETFGHHHKYGDMALAWCLHRFEKNDEVRLTVYGEYLKKLPPQWEVKIQENTSWSCVHGVERWRRDCGCKSGAHLDWHQQWRQPLRQSLDWLRKEIDAYFEREGARFFKDPWKIRELCGDFFSSANTPKREELLKSFAWRELTREEKVRAVKLLEMERSALFMYTSCGWFFDDISGIESLQVLLYAYHALSLYQELSGEEISEPFLSRLEGALSNIREFRNGRKVFEIFVFPLYVDFLRVGAHYAVQALFEPIRKRSLAVTLYDYRIFPATLFSLEKGEESLCMGQASLTYVITDEKQDIFFASYYKGGHKVLCGVRNFINEDMNRQWMAEIQRGFPEEADKVFVELFGHRTYSLRHLFRDGQRRIIHQIIERDVANIETYLASVVRNYEGLLDFMGLIRMSPPEALLRVAEVVLNGELRRSIKKEEPDIDRIADYLDQAQTWGVVLDFNSLLHHIRDRLEREMLQFVEGGDDEKQASLRRMTKMLGFVRSRRWDINLWKVQNFYVAIAEQQKIESSEYRQLGDFLNIRVRE
- a CDS encoding glutamate-5-semialdehyde dehydrogenase; protein product: MEIKDTLLEMGRAARCAARFLATATGDQKNRALFLMAQALRDHKKEILLANHKDIEAGREAGLTSALIERLTLNEKRVEAMALGLEEIAALRDPVGEVLGMWTAEKGLRVGRVRVPLGVIGIIYESRPNVTADAAGLCLKAGNAVILRGGKEALHSNIAIASILSQAAFSAGIPQGAISLIESPDRQATTMLMKMNEYVDVLIPRGGKGLKLAVLENATVPFIMTGMGNCHIFVDETANIEKAIPIVVNAKVQRPSVCNAMETMLVHKKIAPLFIPQALTVLREQGVEIRGDKAVCRLYSQAVPATEKDWSTEYLDLILAVKIVDNIEEAMNHIANYGTGHSEAILTESYTNAQAFLNGIDAAAVYVNASTRFTDGGVFGFGAEMGISTQKLHARGPMGVEQLTSTKFIIYGNGQVRE
- a CDS encoding TRAP transporter large permease codes for the protein MVLFMLCAFFIMMVIGFPLYLSLLGAAFLGVVVLGDWSLCRVIAQQFYGGMDVFSLMAIPFFIWTGILMNRSGLTDRLLDLSRLLVGSVRGGLGYVNVVGGIILAGVNGSAAADASALGSILIPAMIKDGFSPAYSAGLTASSSLIGPIIPPSIFMVIYATMTNTSIGGLFAAGILPGIVLGGAFMIMNYFYSIKHGMPISDFREIRSQGKEILRRSCIGLVAPLIIIGGIVTGIVTPTESGALGVAYCIVAGSLYTRKLTWRDIGESIYETVRMTSSIFLIMGAATVIGWILKWEQVPQRFAGMVIQSGLMDNPWLLMMVLSAIIFPIGMFMEEVSTLTLLTPIFAPLAAKAGIDPLHFGVVMTLNVTIALITPPMGACNYIVAAVGGVELGDVFKYIWPFIGVALLVLLLIITFPSITTLIPRLLELS
- a CDS encoding TRAP transporter small permease yields the protein MTADTHTFSEKWILRLERFSAWSAGALLVINVGDVLLGIFMRYIMKSSAIWTEEVARFSLVWLVMVGATGALCHGDHMVIDFVTPRLPQKIQRIIKFFQGIITLLVLGAMVYLGSINAIKIWGMRTMALNIPKTVPLLSVPVGCTLLLAETSLFLFRSIRDGGQN
- the proB gene encoding glutamate 5-kinase; this encodes MIQREKLRDCHRVVIKVGTSTVTHDSGKLNLLRLENLAREMSDLHSDDRNVSLISSGAVGAGVGKIHFPDRPKTIPEKQALAAIGQGRLMHMYEKFFSEYGKTVAQVLLTRDVFANRLRYLNARHTLLTLLDFGVIPIINENDTVAVDEIKFGDNDTLSALVACLIDADLLIILSDIDGLYSDDPRTNPDAQLLPVVSEITNNMIAHSRSRGSKLSSGGMFTKLTAAKIAMTSGIPMVIANNKEQNVLRRIVAGESLGTLFVPSREPVQGRKQWIAFGSSPHGSIVIDQGAVEAILKRGKSLLPSGVVEVEGGFSRGDVVSIISPEGSEIARGMVNFSADEISVIAGHHTDEIGELLGSIDYDEVVHRNNLALI
- the dctP gene encoding TRAP transporter substrate-binding protein DctP, coding for MSHRMKGLLRGVAVCVFLFSLTATAAAQNIKLSYNGPADEENNAVHLFAVHFKSMVEEESKGILSIQLYPDSQLGNEEERMELLTRDGMNQPIMNIASFGGVAPLFPEIYATAVPFMFNSYQAAHSFFDKGLFWDKARKEFQNRTGAILLEVVEEGGFLAFTNSKKALQSPKDFEGLKFRGMDEGQITLYKSFSASGTPIPWTELYMALKTGVVDGQMNPAMYIKMGSLYEVQKYLTLANIQYSDQFLVINGDLFESLSGEQRSIIQKASRQANMMNREAVEAQDFKDIQFLQERGMEVYTPTEDEMEVFRDKAIPAYLEWLKTKLSKEWLDLALESARNSNTEAAGH